Genomic window ([Eubacterium] hominis):
TATATTCTATAAGTAAAGATTTATCCACATAGATTTTACTATTTCGCGCTTTTTTAAAATTGAAATTTTTCGTATTCAAATACATTCCCATAAGAACACCACACTTTCTTTTCTTATTGTACCACAAAAAATTATAAAACACCTCTATCAAATGAGATACTTATGAACTTTTTTTAGATAGAAAAAAGCGAATATTACATTCGCCTAATCACTTAATATCATCTAAAAGTCTATTATATTTATTCATTGCATTAGGATCTATTTCAGCGCGTGCCATTATTCGTTCATATAAATAATCTGGTAATGTACCCATATATAGCATCCCTTCAAATTCATTCATCTGTGAGACTTTTTCATATGCATCAAGTTCTTCTTTTGTGATAGGATTCTCGATTTCAAATGCCTTTTGATAGATATCCTGTATAGAAATAGATGCATCAAATTCTGCTCTTCGAATATGTAATATATCTAATATATCTTTTAAATAGAAATACAGCAAATCATCCCGCATACTGATTGATTTAGGTTTTGGATGATCTTCTAATAATTCACATAAAATACGATCTACTGCATTTGCACGTTCTTCTGGAGAAGTTCCTTCTAATTTTCTACATTCTTTTATTGTTTTCCCCTTGATGATAAGGTAACACACGTTTTCAATGCTTTCTTTTTTAAAAGCCTTAAAAGAAACAAATGAAAGCTTCCATTTATCTTTTCCTTTTGGCCGTGTTACAAGTTCTTCATGTATTGGTTTAAGCGATAATGCTTCCACCTTGATGGATGACATATCTATATCTTTGATTTCATATGTATCATCAATGAATTCTAAACATTTGTTATCGTTTACATTTGGACATTCTTTTGATAAATGTCGTTGTAATACTTCAAAGATCAAATCTAGTGTTTCTGCATAACAAGTTTCAAGAGCTTCATCTACTAAAGCAATACCTCTATATTCCTCATACTTCATCACGATGAGATTTTCTTTGCCTAGAGCCACAATGATGCCATCTTTTAAATATTCTGGATTGAGATATGTATGTTGAAAATCACTATGCCATACCCTCTGTATATTTTCTATGCTCTTACTGATGATGGCGAATGGTAAAGTTTTGTTATGAAACCATACCCAGCAGCCATCATTTAAATTTGGTATATGAACCAGAAGATCACTGTCTTTATCCATGATTTCTTCTAGTACCATGTGCATTCCCGTAGTTATACGAAAGCTAATATTATTGGTGAAATCCATAACATCATCTCTATCTTCATCCTCTTCAAAGCAATCCATTGATTCATCTTTAAAAAGTTCTAACATATCCAGATTGGAATATTCATGATTAGATTGCTCATTTTTTAACATATCTGTTTTTTTCATTTATGCTTACCTCATATATCTTTCTATAGACCAAATACTTGATAGATTTTATCTTCCTCAATCTGGCGTTCGCTTTTATCACCAGCATGTTCCAGCATCACTTCTACTTTATTCTGTAATGTCACATTGATAAAACGATTCACATCAATTCCTCTTAGTTCAAAGAACAAGAATGGATTTTCATCAAATTGTACCGCAATGCCATATAACACTGCCGCAACATGTTTACACATCAATGCCCAATTGGGACAGCTGCAATCATAATTGATTTCTTGAGGGGAAGGAAATAATCCATCCTCTCCTAAGAATAAAGCTTTTAATTCATCTGGAAAGTTTCCATTGATCAGCTCTTCCAAATTTTCAATTTCTTCTCCACATGCCTGAATGATTTTTTGACATTGCGCTTCTTTTAAAGGACTGATACGAATTTCTACTTTATATGGTGTTTTCCTTGAGCCTTGTACACGGGCATTGATTTTACCTTCTTGTATTTGTAAATCAATGACTGTGCCACTTTTTACATAACGTTTTCCTCGATCAATGCGGTTTGCATAATCGGCATATCGTTCCAGATTATTACACCATGCCTGTCCCCACCAGCTGTTTGCGATTTTCCTACCTTGTACAATCACAGGATGCATTTCTTTGCCTTTTGACTTGGCTTTTTCACTGCTTTCTTTTGCTTTTCGCTGTAATTCTTCCACACTCATTTGGGAGTATGTTTGAAATTCATTCCAATATCGACTCATTTAGATACCCCCTCATCAAGACGTAAGATATTCATTAATTCTGCATCGCCTAATTCTGTGATCCAGCTTGCTTTTCCTGCCGTGATGATACTTTCTGCCAGTTCTTTTTTAGAATTGATAAGCGCATCTATCTTTTCTTCCACTGTTCCTTTACAAACCAGCTTATGTACAAATACATTCTTCTTTTGACCAATACGATATGCACGATCACTTGCCTGATTTTCTACAGCAGGGTTCCACCAGCGATCAAAATGGATAACATGATTGGCAGCTGTTAGGTTTAATCCTGTACCTGCGGCTTTTACGGAACAGATAATATAAGGATAATACGTTTCACTATTAAATTTATCCACAATTTCTGTACGTTTTTTAGCGGATGTTCCTCCATGAATCACAAAACCTCTGCGTTTAAAAATTGTTGCCAGATAGTCATCCAGATAATCACAAATTTCTTTATATTGTGTAAACACCAATACACGTTCACGTTTTTCAAATATAGTTTCACATAAGTCTTTTAGTAATTCAAATTTGCCACTTTCCTTTGGCAGATAGTTGATATCATGCGTAAACTGGTCAGGATGATTACAGATTTGTTTTAACTTGGTTAGGGTGGATAAAATCAATCCTCTACGCTCCATACCTTCTAATTCATGTAGTTTCTCTTCTACATCTGCTAGTACCTGATGATATAAAACACTTTGTCGTTTGGATAAATTGACATATTTGATTTCTTCTAGTTTTTCTGGTAAATCAGAAATGATTGATTTATCGGTTTTTAATCTACGCAGGATAAATGGGGATACCATATTTTTTAGTTTTCCATTTCTATCCAGTTCCTCACTCATGCGTTTGGTATAGGTCTGAAATTCTTTAAATGTACCAAGTAAACCTTTATTCAGAAAATCAAATAGGGACCATAAGTTTATTAGATCATTTTCAATTGGTGTACCTGTCATGGCAATGCGCATATGTGCTTGTAGCTGCTTAATGGTTTTGGTTTGTTTTGTTAATGGATTTTTGATTGCCTGTGCTTCATCCAAGATGACACAATCCCAATCTACTTTCTGTAAATTTTCTATACGGGATACCATGTTATAAGTTGTGATATTTAAAAAGCTGATGGTTTGATGTAATTCCTCATTCAATACTTTGGCAGATGCGCCATGATAGATATGATAATCGATATGATCCGCAAACTTCTGTATTTCTTTTTCCCAGTTTCCAAGCAAGGAAGCAGGCACCACCAACAATACTTTTGCGTTTGGTTGTTTTTCACGCATACTTTCTAAATATGCTAATACCTGCACGGTTTTCCCTAGCCCCATATCATCCGCAAGACATGCGCCAAATCCTAGTTTTCCCATATAATCCAACCAGGTATAGCCACTTTTTTGATATTCTCGTAACGTTGCATGAAAGTGTTTTGGCATTTTGATATTCTTTAGATTTGTAGGTTGTCGTAAATTATGTAATAAAGTACCCAGCCATTTTCCATTGCTGATGAGCACATCCCCATCCGGATCATTATCAGATGTATCCAGTTGTACCTGTAAGGCTTCTTTTAGATTCATGGTGCCTTTATAGTTTTTCATTTGTTCAAGAAGCTGTCTTAGTTTATCGTGTTTGATTTCTACCCATTGCCCTTTCATCCAGATTAAGCCTTCTTCTTCCTTTAACATCGCTTTTACTTCTGCTTGTGTAAGGGCAACGCCATTGACCATAAGTTTTGGTGTCATACTTAATATAGAATCAAAACCTAATAAGCTTGGTTCTTTATCACCAATTTTTATATCCAGATGAATAGAGGAATATTTCTTTTTCCACCAATTTGGTACACGACATTTAATACCGCAGTTTTCTATTTCAGGAACCGTTTGCAAGAAGGAATACGCTTCTTTGATGGTTAGTTTGATTGGATGAAACATTTCTCCACTTTCCATAAATCCACCAATAACAGAAGAAACCTTAGCTGCCTTATTCAGACAGGATAGTAAAGTGATTAGTTGTTTTCGATCATTTTGATATTCTTTTAATGCATGTTCTAACGGTTTATGACGGATATGACCTTTTTCATCCTTAGTTGCATAGGTAGCCATGAATGCAAACGGATAGTTTTCTTCTTCATAATCTACAAGATGAAAAAAGATACGCTGTGCCACCTGAAGATTCTGGGTTTTCTCTGCGATGTACATTTGTACACTGCCTTGATAGGATGATATTTCCTTCGCAAATACTTCCTGTAAATGTGTATACATCAACTTGATCCATGTCGCATTAATATATTCACTACCTATCACAAATGGTACACTGTGTAATAGTTTTTCCACCGTATCTTCATCAGCTTCCACAACAATGTTTTCTCTTGCAATTTCAAGTTCTGAACAATGCAACAGGGTATCTACAAAGCTCTCAGATAACAGTTGTAAAAAAGATGCGGACAGGCTCAATCCTTTTTGATTTGCAAATCCTAAATGGTATAAATATTGATAACGGTCCTGATTATAGCTGTCGATATAAGATTGAATACTTGCTTTATCATAAATTTGCACTTCATCTAAGATAAAGGTATCTTGTGTAAAAATGAATTGTATTTGCTGCAGGTCTTGTTTCATATCATATTACCTCGTTTGTTTCATTTTAACATAAAGTCTTTTCTCTTGATACAAAAAAAGACGATTCTATTCTTATCGCCTTCGATTACATGATTTGAATATTTGCCATTTTGTTTCTTTTTCTATGTTAAAGTAAGAAAAGCCATAGCAGCTTTTATGCTATAGCTTCATTCAAAATCAAAAAAATATTATTATATATATTCAAGATATATACATTGACACTTAGAGAAAACCATAATGTAAGCGTCACATCGCTGGCGATTCATTTGACGTGTAGCTTTATACTTTTGAATTTCATGTTTTCCTTCCTCTATCACTTTATCTAATTGATATTTCGTATATTCCACTTTCAAATATTTAAACTCAATCAATTTGTTTGGATAGACTTCATTTGCAGGAATCATCATAAAATCTCCATAACCATTATCATTTACCCACTCTAAATCTACATCTACACCAGATACAGCTTCTACAATCATATCCGCTATTTGCTGGATGTTTCGTTCATGAAAATTTTGAAACATACGATCAGGATATTTATGAAGAACTTTCTCTATTTCTTCAATGAATTTCTTAGGATTATTATTCCTTAAAAAATCCACAATTGCTTTCTGCCAGGCTGTCGTATCTGATTTCATTTCTAACTGTTTTTCCAACATATGACGGAAATATTCGATAAACACCTTCTGCATGATCATATTGGGAATACGCAAAGTCATTCCAAATTCGTCCGCTGTGTCAATCGTTAAATATCCTAAGTAAAATAACAAGCTGTAAAAATCATCCTTTATAAGTTCAGTATTCATCATAAACATTTCTGTCAAATTCACCATAGGATGTTTTCCATCTAAAATATCTTGTATTTGATCATGAATATCTCGATCATATGAAAGATATAAAAGATTTTCTAATTTTTGATAATCACTTAAAATATTCTTATCTACGATTTCTAATGGCTGCTTTCCGAAATTTTTCCAATAATCTAAATAATAAATCGCCATATTGGGATTAAACATATGATGTTTCCCTTCTCTTGAGAACATGTATCCATCATAATATTGTTTCATTTCGTTTAAAACAACTTCATTATTTTGAATTGTAGGAACCATAGAAATCAACGATTTCATTTCTTCTTTTGTAAAGCCAAACATCTCATTGAATCTTGGATCTAATGATAAATTCGTACTAATATTAAAACCACTC
Coding sequences:
- a CDS encoding SWIM zinc finger family protein: MSRYWNEFQTYSQMSVEELQRKAKESSEKAKSKGKEMHPVIVQGRKIANSWWGQAWCNNLERYADYANRIDRGKRYVKSGTVIDLQIQEGKINARVQGSRKTPYKVEIRISPLKEAQCQKIIQACGEEIENLEELINGNFPDELKALFLGEDGLFPSPQEINYDCSCPNWALMCKHVAAVLYGIAVQFDENPFLFFELRGIDVNRFINVTLQNKVEVMLEHAGDKSERQIEEDKIYQVFGL
- a CDS encoding DEAD/DEAH box helicase, which translates into the protein MKQDLQQIQFIFTQDTFILDEVQIYDKASIQSYIDSYNQDRYQYLYHLGFANQKGLSLSASFLQLLSESFVDTLLHCSELEIARENIVVEADEDTVEKLLHSVPFVIGSEYINATWIKLMYTHLQEVFAKEISSYQGSVQMYIAEKTQNLQVAQRIFFHLVDYEEENYPFAFMATYATKDEKGHIRHKPLEHALKEYQNDRKQLITLLSCLNKAAKVSSVIGGFMESGEMFHPIKLTIKEAYSFLQTVPEIENCGIKCRVPNWWKKKYSSIHLDIKIGDKEPSLLGFDSILSMTPKLMVNGVALTQAEVKAMLKEEEGLIWMKGQWVEIKHDKLRQLLEQMKNYKGTMNLKEALQVQLDTSDNDPDGDVLISNGKWLGTLLHNLRQPTNLKNIKMPKHFHATLREYQKSGYTWLDYMGKLGFGACLADDMGLGKTVQVLAYLESMREKQPNAKVLLVVPASLLGNWEKEIQKFADHIDYHIYHGASAKVLNEELHQTISFLNITTYNMVSRIENLQKVDWDCVILDEAQAIKNPLTKQTKTIKQLQAHMRIAMTGTPIENDLINLWSLFDFLNKGLLGTFKEFQTYTKRMSEELDRNGKLKNMVSPFILRRLKTDKSIISDLPEKLEEIKYVNLSKRQSVLYHQVLADVEEKLHELEGMERRGLILSTLTKLKQICNHPDQFTHDINYLPKESGKFELLKDLCETIFEKRERVLVFTQYKEICDYLDDYLATIFKRRGFVIHGGTSAKKRTEIVDKFNSETYYPYIICSVKAAGTGLNLTAANHVIHFDRWWNPAVENQASDRAYRIGQKKNVFVHKLVCKGTVEEKIDALINSKKELAESIITAGKASWITELGDAELMNILRLDEGVSK
- a CDS encoding AAA family ATPase, with the protein product MIIDEYDHFANELLSFDFQEFTSITNSDGYVRGFYEVLKYATESVVSRIFITGVSPITLDSLTSGFNISTNLSLDPRFNEMFGFTKEEMKSLISMVPTIQNNEVVLNEMKQYYDGYMFSREGKHHMFNPNMAIYYLDYWKNFGKQPLEIVDKNILSDYQKLENLLYLSYDRDIHDQIQDILDGKHPMVNLTEMFMMNTELIKDDFYSLLFYLGYLTIDTADEFGMTLRIPNMIMQKVFIEYFRHMLEKQLEMKSDTTAWQKAIVDFLRNNNPKKFIEEIEKVLHKYPDRMFQNFHERNIQQIADMIVEAVSGVDVDLEWVNDNGYGDFMMIPANEVYPNKLIEFKYLKVEYTKYQLDKVIEEGKHEIQKYKATRQMNRQRCDAYIMVFSKCQCIYLEYI